One region of Temnothorax longispinosus isolate EJ_2023e unplaced genomic scaffold, Tlon_JGU_v1 HiC_scaffold_39, whole genome shotgun sequence genomic DNA includes:
- the LOC139824469 gene encoding uncharacterized protein isoform X1 — protein MPMCSVSGCKNKSENAKEKNIQFFSYPKDEETALKWMQAANKNKVNLKNARICSVHFTPSCYKPKPAYLANCENYSSKKLRRLHDHAIPTENLPLLKEREVLKEVQNQHNIINVSENSSKNSFSESETNLIDTSMENKAETCFMQSSKENASSTSDDTMVNTQSNSQTVMSEHLRLRDKIIQDLMKRLSQTNKVNDLLKKQVKRLQREKTRVTKRVIKENVHNVLKRIFTPKQIDVLMSNERKKRVKWGLEDISAAIMLRSLSPKAYRFLKENHYPLPGLSTLRNWASRMELKEGILSDVVFLMKKKAPSFL, from the exons atgccTATGTGTAGTGTAAGTggatgcaaaaataaaagcgagaatgcaaaagagaaaaatattcaatttttttcttatccaAAGGATGAAGAAACTGCGTTAAAATGGATGCAAGCtgctaacaaaaataaagttaaccTAAAAAACG ctCGCATATGCTCTGTCCACTTTACACCAAGCTGTTACAAACCAAAGCCAGCGTATTTAGCAAACTGCGAAAATTACTCGTCTAAGAAATTACGAAGACTTCATGATCATGCAATTCCAACAGAAAATTTGCCACTATTGAAGGAAAGAGAAGTGCTAAAGGAAGTGCAAAATCAACACAACATAATAAATGTTAGTGAAAACAGCAG cAAAAACAGTTTTAGTGAGTCCGAGACCAATTTGATCGACACTTCAATGGAAAATAAAGCAGAAACATGTTTTATGCAATCTTCAAAAGAAAATGCtag cAGTACAAGTGATGATACAATGGTAAACACACAAAGTAATTCACAGACTGTTATGTCTGAGCACTTAag attacgagataaaattattcaagattTGATGAAAAGACTAAGCCAAACAAACAAGGTAAACGATTTGCTTAAGAAACAAGTAAAACGattgcaaagagaaaagaCAAGAGTTACGAAAcgtgtaataaaagaaaatgtccaTAATGTGCTCAAAAGGATATTCACTCCGAAGCAAATTGACGTTTTAATGagtaatgaaagaaaaaaaagagtaaagtGGGGTCTTGAAGACATATCTGCTGCAATAATGTTAAGAAGCTTGAGCCCAAAAGCATAtcgttttttaaaagaaaatcacTACCCGTTACCAGGATTATCCACACTTAGGAACTGGGCATCTCGCATGGAGTTAAAAGAAGGAATTTTATCTGATGTtgtctttttaatgaaaaagaaagcgCCATCGTTTCTGTAA
- the LOC139824469 gene encoding uncharacterized protein isoform X5: MPMCSDEETALKWMQAANKNKVNLKNARICSVHFTPSCYKPKPAYLANCENYSSKKLRRLHDHAIPTENLPLLKEREVLKEVQNQHNIINVSENSSKNSFSESETNLIDTSMENKAETCFMQSSKENASSTSDDTMVNTQSNSQTVMSEHLRLRDKIIQDLMKRLSQTNKVNDLLKKQVKRLQREKTRVTKRVIKENVHNVLKRIFTPKQIDVLMSNERKKRVKWGLEDISAAIMLRSLSPKAYRFLKENHYPLPGLSTLRNWASRMELKEGILSDVVFLMKKKAPSFL, translated from the exons atgccTATGTGTAGT GATGAAGAAACTGCGTTAAAATGGATGCAAGCtgctaacaaaaataaagttaaccTAAAAAACG ctCGCATATGCTCTGTCCACTTTACACCAAGCTGTTACAAACCAAAGCCAGCGTATTTAGCAAACTGCGAAAATTACTCGTCTAAGAAATTACGAAGACTTCATGATCATGCAATTCCAACAGAAAATTTGCCACTATTGAAGGAAAGAGAAGTGCTAAAGGAAGTGCAAAATCAACACAACATAATAAATGTTAGTGAAAACAGCAG cAAAAACAGTTTTAGTGAGTCCGAGACCAATTTGATCGACACTTCAATGGAAAATAAAGCAGAAACATGTTTTATGCAATCTTCAAAAGAAAATGCtag cAGTACAAGTGATGATACAATGGTAAACACACAAAGTAATTCACAGACTGTTATGTCTGAGCACTTAag attacgagataaaattattcaagattTGATGAAAAGACTAAGCCAAACAAACAAGGTAAACGATTTGCTTAAGAAACAAGTAAAACGattgcaaagagaaaagaCAAGAGTTACGAAAcgtgtaataaaagaaaatgtccaTAATGTGCTCAAAAGGATATTCACTCCGAAGCAAATTGACGTTTTAATGagtaatgaaagaaaaaaaagagtaaagtGGGGTCTTGAAGACATATCTGCTGCAATAATGTTAAGAAGCTTGAGCCCAAAAGCATAtcgttttttaaaagaaaatcacTACCCGTTACCAGGATTATCCACACTTAGGAACTGGGCATCTCGCATGGAGTTAAAAGAAGGAATTTTATCTGATGTtgtctttttaatgaaaaagaaagcgCCATCGTTTCTGTAA
- the LOC139824469 gene encoding uncharacterized protein isoform X3: MPMCSVSGCKNKSENAKEKNIQFFSYPKDEETALKWMQAANKNKVNLKNARICSVHFTPSCYKPKPAYLANCENYSSKKLRRLHDHAIPTENLPLLKEREVLKEVQNQHNIINVSENSSFSESETNLIDTSMENKAETCFMQSSKENASSTSDDTMVNTQSNSQTVMSEHLRLRDKIIQDLMKRLSQTNKVNDLLKKQVKRLQREKTRVTKRVIKENVHNVLKRIFTPKQIDVLMSNERKKRVKWGLEDISAAIMLRSLSPKAYRFLKENHYPLPGLSTLRNWASRMELKEGILSDVVFLMKKKAPSFL, encoded by the exons atgccTATGTGTAGTGTAAGTggatgcaaaaataaaagcgagaatgcaaaagagaaaaatattcaatttttttcttatccaAAGGATGAAGAAACTGCGTTAAAATGGATGCAAGCtgctaacaaaaataaagttaaccTAAAAAACG ctCGCATATGCTCTGTCCACTTTACACCAAGCTGTTACAAACCAAAGCCAGCGTATTTAGCAAACTGCGAAAATTACTCGTCTAAGAAATTACGAAGACTTCATGATCATGCAATTCCAACAGAAAATTTGCCACTATTGAAGGAAAGAGAAGTGCTAAAGGAAGTGCAAAATCAACACAACATAATAAATGTTAGTGAAAACAGCAG TTTTAGTGAGTCCGAGACCAATTTGATCGACACTTCAATGGAAAATAAAGCAGAAACATGTTTTATGCAATCTTCAAAAGAAAATGCtag cAGTACAAGTGATGATACAATGGTAAACACACAAAGTAATTCACAGACTGTTATGTCTGAGCACTTAag attacgagataaaattattcaagattTGATGAAAAGACTAAGCCAAACAAACAAGGTAAACGATTTGCTTAAGAAACAAGTAAAACGattgcaaagagaaaagaCAAGAGTTACGAAAcgtgtaataaaagaaaatgtccaTAATGTGCTCAAAAGGATATTCACTCCGAAGCAAATTGACGTTTTAATGagtaatgaaagaaaaaaaagagtaaagtGGGGTCTTGAAGACATATCTGCTGCAATAATGTTAAGAAGCTTGAGCCCAAAAGCATAtcgttttttaaaagaaaatcacTACCCGTTACCAGGATTATCCACACTTAGGAACTGGGCATCTCGCATGGAGTTAAAAGAAGGAATTTTATCTGATGTtgtctttttaatgaaaaagaaagcgCCATCGTTTCTGTAA
- the LOC139824469 gene encoding uncharacterized protein isoform X4: MPMCSVSGCKNKSENAKEKNIQFFSYPKDEETALKWMQAANKNKVNLKNARICSVHFTPSCYKPKPAYLANCENYSSKKLRRLHDHAIPTENLPLLKEREVLKEVQNQHNIINVSENSSFSESETNLIDTSMENKAETCFMQSSKENASTSDDTMVNTQSNSQTVMSEHLRLRDKIIQDLMKRLSQTNKVNDLLKKQVKRLQREKTRVTKRVIKENVHNVLKRIFTPKQIDVLMSNERKKRVKWGLEDISAAIMLRSLSPKAYRFLKENHYPLPGLSTLRNWASRMELKEGILSDVVFLMKKKAPSFL, encoded by the exons atgccTATGTGTAGTGTAAGTggatgcaaaaataaaagcgagaatgcaaaagagaaaaatattcaatttttttcttatccaAAGGATGAAGAAACTGCGTTAAAATGGATGCAAGCtgctaacaaaaataaagttaaccTAAAAAACG ctCGCATATGCTCTGTCCACTTTACACCAAGCTGTTACAAACCAAAGCCAGCGTATTTAGCAAACTGCGAAAATTACTCGTCTAAGAAATTACGAAGACTTCATGATCATGCAATTCCAACAGAAAATTTGCCACTATTGAAGGAAAGAGAAGTGCTAAAGGAAGTGCAAAATCAACACAACATAATAAATGTTAGTGAAAACAGCAG TTTTAGTGAGTCCGAGACCAATTTGATCGACACTTCAATGGAAAATAAAGCAGAAACATGTTTTATGCAATCTTCAAAAGAAAATGCtag TACAAGTGATGATACAATGGTAAACACACAAAGTAATTCACAGACTGTTATGTCTGAGCACTTAag attacgagataaaattattcaagattTGATGAAAAGACTAAGCCAAACAAACAAGGTAAACGATTTGCTTAAGAAACAAGTAAAACGattgcaaagagaaaagaCAAGAGTTACGAAAcgtgtaataaaagaaaatgtccaTAATGTGCTCAAAAGGATATTCACTCCGAAGCAAATTGACGTTTTAATGagtaatgaaagaaaaaaaagagtaaagtGGGGTCTTGAAGACATATCTGCTGCAATAATGTTAAGAAGCTTGAGCCCAAAAGCATAtcgttttttaaaagaaaatcacTACCCGTTACCAGGATTATCCACACTTAGGAACTGGGCATCTCGCATGGAGTTAAAAGAAGGAATTTTATCTGATGTtgtctttttaatgaaaaagaaagcgCCATCGTTTCTGTAA
- the LOC139824469 gene encoding uncharacterized protein isoform X2, with amino-acid sequence MPMCSVSGCKNKSENAKEKNIQFFSYPKDEETALKWMQAANKNKVNLKNARICSVHFTPSCYKPKPAYLANCENYSSKKLRRLHDHAIPTENLPLLKEREVLKEVQNQHNIINVSENSSKNSFSESETNLIDTSMENKAETCFMQSSKENASTSDDTMVNTQSNSQTVMSEHLRLRDKIIQDLMKRLSQTNKVNDLLKKQVKRLQREKTRVTKRVIKENVHNVLKRIFTPKQIDVLMSNERKKRVKWGLEDISAAIMLRSLSPKAYRFLKENHYPLPGLSTLRNWASRMELKEGILSDVVFLMKKKAPSFL; translated from the exons atgccTATGTGTAGTGTAAGTggatgcaaaaataaaagcgagaatgcaaaagagaaaaatattcaatttttttcttatccaAAGGATGAAGAAACTGCGTTAAAATGGATGCAAGCtgctaacaaaaataaagttaaccTAAAAAACG ctCGCATATGCTCTGTCCACTTTACACCAAGCTGTTACAAACCAAAGCCAGCGTATTTAGCAAACTGCGAAAATTACTCGTCTAAGAAATTACGAAGACTTCATGATCATGCAATTCCAACAGAAAATTTGCCACTATTGAAGGAAAGAGAAGTGCTAAAGGAAGTGCAAAATCAACACAACATAATAAATGTTAGTGAAAACAGCAG cAAAAACAGTTTTAGTGAGTCCGAGACCAATTTGATCGACACTTCAATGGAAAATAAAGCAGAAACATGTTTTATGCAATCTTCAAAAGAAAATGCtag TACAAGTGATGATACAATGGTAAACACACAAAGTAATTCACAGACTGTTATGTCTGAGCACTTAag attacgagataaaattattcaagattTGATGAAAAGACTAAGCCAAACAAACAAGGTAAACGATTTGCTTAAGAAACAAGTAAAACGattgcaaagagaaaagaCAAGAGTTACGAAAcgtgtaataaaagaaaatgtccaTAATGTGCTCAAAAGGATATTCACTCCGAAGCAAATTGACGTTTTAATGagtaatgaaagaaaaaaaagagtaaagtGGGGTCTTGAAGACATATCTGCTGCAATAATGTTAAGAAGCTTGAGCCCAAAAGCATAtcgttttttaaaagaaaatcacTACCCGTTACCAGGATTATCCACACTTAGGAACTGGGCATCTCGCATGGAGTTAAAAGAAGGAATTTTATCTGATGTtgtctttttaatgaaaaagaaagcgCCATCGTTTCTGTAA
- the Tyrrs gene encoding tyrosine--tRNA ligase, cytoplasmic, translating into MALTWSDKYRLITKNLSEWLGDVKLKNILKERDLKLYWGTATTGKPHIGYFAPMSKIADFLRAGTEVTILFADLHAYLDNMKAPWELLELRTQYYEAVIKAMLKSIGVPLDKLKFVKGTDYQLSKEYTLDVYRLTSLVTEHDAKKAGAEVVKQVSNPLLSGLLYPSLQALDEHYLKVDAQFGGIDQRKIFTFSEKYLPMLGYEKCIHLMNPMIPGLAGAKMSSSEEDSKIDLLDNPATIKKKLKKAFCEPGNITDNGVLTFCKHVVFPLFKDEVFNISRTAEFGGDVSFFKYEDLEAAFASQEIHPGDLKNAVEVYINRLLDPIRKEFEANSKLKLLASKAYPPPQKQKAEAEITPARLDIRVGKIVEVKRHPDADSLYVEKIDLGESNGPRTIVSGLVNFVPLNEMENRMVVILANLKPANLRGISSHGMVLCASVEEPIKQVEPLRPPTDSIPGDKIVIEGYEDGVADDVLNPKKKVWEKLQVDLVVNGDGIASWSGNPLLTSTGGKITCDTLKNVPIK; encoded by the exons ATGGCTTTGACGTGGTCCGACAAGTACAGACTCATTACCAAAAATTTATCAGAATGGCTGGGAGATGTAAAACTTAAGAATATCCTGAAGGAACGTGATCTGAAGTTATATTGGGGTACAGCTACAACAGGAAAGCCTCATATTGGCTACTTTGCCCCCATGTCCAAAATAGCTGATTTCTTACGGGCCGGAACTGAGGTGACAATCCTCTTCGCAGATCTTCATGCGTATTTAGATAATATGAAAGCACCTTGGGAGCTTCTGGAACTTCGTACTCAATATTACGAGGCTGTGATCAAAGCGATGTTGAAATCAATTGGTGTACCATTGGATAAGTTAAAATTTGTCAAAGGTACAGACTACCAGTTGTCCAA GGAATATACGTTAGATGTATATCGTCTGACTTCATTGGTGACAGAGCACGATGCGAAGAAAGCAGGTGCCGAAGTTGTTAAGCAAGTCTCTAATCCACTGCTGTCAGGTCTTCTCTATCCAAGTCTACAAGCGCTCGATGAGCATTATTTAAAGGTGGACGCACAATTTGGTGGCATTgatcaaagaaaaatttttactttctcaGAGAAATATCTACCAATGCTGGgttatgaaaaatgtatccATCTGATGAATCCGATGA TTCCTGGTTTGGCAGGTGCTAAAATGTCTTCATCGGAGGAAGATTCTAAGATCGATCTATTGGATAATCCTGCAACAATAAAGAAGAAGCTGAAGAAAGCATTTTGTGAGCCGGGAAATATCACAGATAACGGAGTTTTAACTTTCTGCAAACATGTTGTATTTCCATTATTCAAAGATGAAGTTTTCAACATATCAAGAACTGCAGAATTCG GTGGTGATGTATCCTTCTTTAAATATGAAGACTTGGAAGCCGCTTTTGCGAGCCAAGAAATACACCCtggtgatttaaaaaatgctgtagAAGTGTACATCAACAGACTCCTTGATCCAATAAGAAAGGAATTTGAAGCAAACTCGAAACTGAAATTACTTGCGAGCAAAGCATATCCTCCTCCACAGaaacaaa AAGCAGAGGCGGAAATTACTCCCGCAAGACTGGATATTCGAGTGGGCAAAATAGTCGAAGTGAAGAGGCATCCTGATGCGGACTCGCTATATGtcgaaaaaatagatttaggTGAATCAAATGGTCCACGTACCATAGTTAGCGGCTTAGTTAATTTTGTACCTCTGAACGAGATGGAAAACAGGATGGTGGTAATTCTTGCAAATCTGAAGCCAGCAAATCTCAGAGGAATCTCATCGCATGGAATGGTTCTCTGTGCTTCAGT tgAAGAACCAATTAAGCAAGTGGAGCCTTTAAGGCCTCCCACAGACAGCATACCTGgcgataaaattgttatcgaGGGATATGAAGACGGAGTTGCGGATGATGTGTTAAATCCCAAGAAAAAGGTGTGGGAGAAGTTGCAG GTGGATCTTGTGGTAAATGGAGATGGCATAGCTTCTTGGAGTGGAAATCCATTGCTCACTTCGACGGGTGGCAAGATAACATGTGACACACTAAAAAATGTTccgattaaataa